The stretch of DNA TCCATATAATTCTACATTTGTATATTTCATCATCAGATGTTATTATACTGCTCTTTGTTATGCGTCTCTAAAATCTGCTGTGATTTCCGATGTCGTCAAATAAAATCATTAAGGTAGCCATTGTTGTCATGCTTATTTCAGTTCTATCGGTGGCCACTGTTGCTGTTATGCCGTCTTCATCTGCCTCGTCATCTTTTGCTCCCGATGGTGGCATGTATGAATATAAGACTGAAGGCATAAGTGCTGAAACATACAGAGCTACAATTACAGGATATACAGAAGGAAGCGAAGAGTTCTTGGCGATTCAAACAGGAATCGAAGGATATCCTGTGAAAGCAATAGGCCCTAATGCATTTCAGAACTCTACATTGCTGGAAGCAGTTATAATTCCAGAAAGAGTCGACAGTATCGGGGATTATGCCTTTGCAGGCTGTTCATCTCTGAAAGCTGCATATTTTATCGGAGAAATGCCAGACATGGGAAATGGTGTGTTTGATAATGCTGCCAGCGGATTTACCATCTATTGTCTGAACGAAGTCTGGAATGGATATAATGATTACAAGACCGATGTCTGGTCGCCCTATGTATACACAGACAGCACCGGGGGTAGTTATTCTTATTATATTCTTAATGATGAAATTACGATTTTCAGACACATTTCCGGTGAGAATATCTCCATTCCATCGTCTATTGAAAACAATGGTAGGAACTATCCAGTAATCTCAATCGGTCCGGAATCTTTCTATAAGTGCAATGTTAAAACAGTCACGATTGCTGATGGAATCGAAAGGATTGAAGACAGGGCGTTTTCATGGGAGCACGATGAAGGTTCAGCATTAGATTCTATAACCTTTTCAAATACTCTCAAATCGATAGGTGATGAGGCTTTCAGAAACTGTAAATCATTAAGATCTGTAAACCTTCCAGAATCTCTAAGATATATAGGATTCGAAGCATTCAGAGATTCCTCATTAGTCTCTGCATACATTCCTGATTCGGTGAGTTATGTAGGGGGAGGAGCATTCTACTGCTGTTATGATCTGAAATCTGCAAAATTAAGCCGGAGCATGACTGAAATTCCTGAAAGAATGTTTGGTTACTGTGCACTTCTAACATCCATTGATTTTTCTGACAGAATAACTGCAGTTGGAAGTTCAGCCTTTTATAAATGCGGTTTAACGTCTCTTGATCTCAACGAGATCGAGACGATTGAAAGGGAAGCATTCTATGGCTGTACTAACCTGAGATTCGTTGATGCAGATGAAGTAAGAACAATAGGCAACGAGGCATTCTACGACTGCACTTCATTAAAGTATGTATCTTTTGATGAGATCGAATCCATCAGTTACAGGGCTTTTGGAAAATGCACTTCTTGGGATTATGTCGTATTTTCAGAAAGTTTAAGATATCTTGGTGAAGACTCTTTCCGCGGGTGCACTTCAATGTCTGATGCATACTTTGAAGGTCCTATGCCGGTAATAGGCGACAATGCTTTTAAAAATGCAGACGAAGACTTTGCAGTTCATTATCTAAAGAGTAATTCGGCATCTTGGTCAGGCTTCGATGCATACAACTCTGCAGTATGGGACGGATCTCTGCCTAATGACAATTCAGGTATCAACAATTCAATGATGATATTAATCGCAGCAATTGCTGTATTGATAGTACTCATTGTCTCTGTTTTAATTTTATTCAAAAAGAAAAAGGGACGCAGTCCCTGATTTTTTTATAATATAAAGTCGGATTATAACCTATCCCGATGCCGCATTATTTAGAGATAAACTGCAAGATTTAAAGCTCATTGTGCAAGTTGAGGTACATTCCATTGTGCAAGTTGAGGTACATTCCATTGTGCAAGTTGAGGTACATTCCATTGTGCAAGTTGAGGAATACTCTATCTTTTTCTAATGTGCCGTAAAAATTCTTTCTTGATGATTTCTGATTAGTTAGTATTGTAGAAAGGCAACAGTCAGGATGCCTCTTGCCATATCCAAAAATGTATGGGAATAAAAACTCATTGCAGTGTATAACCACCATCAATGATCAGCGATGTACCAGTTACCCAGGAAGACTCATCCGATGCTAAGTATAGAACAGCATATGCCACGTCTTCCGGAGTGCCCAATCTGCCTATGGGGTGGAGATTTACGATCTCTTCAGCTTCTTTGTCTCCATGATTCTTTCTAAATAACTCCATATCTGGTTCTACCCAGGCTGGACAAACACTATTCACACGGATATTCTCTTTAGAAAAATCGAGTGCCATGCATTTCATCATCATTTCAATCCCGCCTTTAGCTGTATTATATAAGACATGTTTTTTCTGTGCTATATATGCAGAAATTGAAGATGTGAATATGATGCTCCCTCCATTGTTTTTTCTCAGGTAAGGAATAACATACTTTGAACATAGGAACTGCGCCTTCAGATTGATATCCATCAGAGTATCCCAGTCTTCTTCTTTTAATTCTGAAATGTCATTGCCGTTTCCTGTGAATATGGCTGCATTATTGAATAAAATATCTATCTTGCCATACTTATCCGCAGTCGTTTCGAATAGACGTTTCACTTGTTCTGATTTGGAAATATCTGTAACAACATAGTCAGCAGATCCATTGTTTGATCTGATGATTTCAACTGTTTCTCTGAGAGTCTCTTCTCTTCTACCAGCAATCATTACTTTCGCGCCTTCCTTGGCAAAAAGAATGGCAGTACCGCGTCCAATTCCGGTACCACCTCCAGTTATGACTACTACTTTATCCTCTAGTCTCATAATATCCTCATGAATGATCTCTAGAACTTATTAGCATTAGATGCTCTGAATCTCTTTGGCAGAATGTATATCTCACCATCTGGATCTGTACCGACCCTTGCATCTACTTCATATACTTCCTCTATGAGCTCCTCGGTAATCACTTTCTTAGGATCTCCGATGGTTTTGATCTCTCCTTTCTTCATGATTATGCACAGATCACAATAACGGGCCATAAGGCTGATGTCGTGCTCAGCAACTAGAATGGTCATGTCTGTTTTTACCATCGCCTGCAGATATTCCATTACTTCCAGTTTGTATTTCATATCTAAGTGGCTGGTAGGTTCATCGACCAGCATCAGGCGGGGAGATTGAACATATGCTTTAGCGATCATTGCACGCTGATACTCTCCGCTGCTGAGCATCGAAAGCTGTTTGTCTTTGAGGTGGTCTAAACCGAATCGTTTCATGGCATCCATTGCGACATTCTCATCATCATCGCTTTCCCACCAGATGCTGTCAACATATGGATGTCTGCCCAACATCACTAAATCCATAACAGACATGCCGAAAGTTCCTCTGCTCTCTGCAGGCACATTCGCTACAAGCTTTGCAAGGGCTGAGGCTTTCTTTCCTTTCGTGCTCTCTCCATCAATGAATATTTCTCCAGATGTAGGTTCATGAATTTTACAGATGCACTTCATCATCGTGGACTTGCCGCAGCCATTCGGGCCGATAAGACCGACCATCTGCCCACTGCCTATAGAGTAACTAACTCCTTTAAGGGCTTCAAAGTCACCGTAACACTTCTTTAGATTTTTAACTTCTAAAAGAGGAACATTATCCATCGTAGTTCCCTCCTTTCTTAATCAGCATGTATGCAAACACAGGAGTGCCGATTATGGCTGTGATAGCACCGACAGGCAGTTCTAACGGCATAAGGGCCATTCTTGCTATGATATCTGATGAAAGCATCAGCATGGCGCCAAGGATGATACTGGCTGGCATGACAAGACGATTGTCCCCGCCCATCAGCAGGCGGCAGGCATGAGGCACAACCAGTCCTACGAATCCAATGATACCGACAAAAGCAACACAAATGGCAGTGAGTACTGAAGCGATAATCAGCATTATTCTGTTGAATGTTCTTACATTCAGACCCATCTGCTTGGCCTGCTCTTCTCCTAAGACTACAAGATTAAACTCTCTGGCCCACAGCAGGGATATCAATGAAATGCCCATTGCTGGAATAAAAATCAGCCAGGCATTTTCCCAGCTGACAGTTGAAAAACTTCCGAACAGCCAGTACATTACATCCTGAAGCTTGTTGCCTGCCAGAGAAACAAAGATTGTTTGTATTGAGGAGAATGCGAATCCTACGATTACACCGCCTAAAATGTAATTTACGGAATTTCCTCCTGACTTCTCTGCGATGAACATTGTGGCTGCAAATGCCAGAAGCCCGCCTGCAATGGCAGCTACTGGTATGATATAATTAGAATCAGGTGAGAGGAATGGGAGTGTGATGTTGAATGCCATAGCAGCTACGGCTATGCATCCTGCTCCAGAGGATACACCAGTGATATATGGATCGACAAGAGGATTTCTGATGATTGCCTGATACATGCATCCGGCTATCGATAATCCTACTCCGACAGCTATCGCGCCGATAGCCCTTGGAAGTCTGGCATTGTAGATATAAAGCTCCATAGTGTTAAGCGGATCCCCGTTCAATGTCTTCTGTATCGATGATACCAAGGATACAGCAGCGTCACTTATCGGCATGATTCCGCCGGAAGAAATTGAAAGTGAGATGAAGAACGCTATGATCGACATCACGGTGCCGAAAACCGCGATATATACGAATCTCCTCTTTTTCCTCTTCACTTCGCTGAGGCCGCTGTCATCGTGGTATTTTAGCAGATATACTAAAAGAATGATCATTGCGGCTATAATTGCGAATATGAGATACCAGGACCAATGGTTAAACCCATATGTCGGTGAATCATCATCTGCCGCTGGCGGAGGAGATCCTGAAGCATCAATGCAGTAAACGAATCCTCCATCGTTTGCTATGTAGACTTTTCCATCAATAACTGTCGGCTGCACCATTGAGTATGAAGTCGTGGTATATGGTTCAACAACAATTTTCTGTATGATTTTACCTGAATCTGCGTTTAGAGTTATCAGAGATCCGCCTGCAGAAAATTCCATTGCATAAATTATTCCGCCAGCCTCTGTCATATCTCCCTTAATATAATTTACATCATTACTTTTCCAGATCTCATTTCCTTCCCAGTCAAGCTTGTAAACGCTGAGATTATGATAAAATATGAAACCGTCTTCCTGTATCACGGGATTGCTTGTAAGATATTCATGCTTCCAAATCTCTTCTCCTGTCAACGGGTCAAGCATGAGCATGTATCCGTCTGTTTTTGACATACTTCCATCGCTGCAGCACACGATTATATTTTCAGGTGCAATCGATATGCTGTCTACAGATCCGAGATACATTTTACCTTCAGGCAGATAATTAACTACCTGTTCATTCCAGATCAGGCTGCCGGTGTGGGCGTTTATAGCATACACATTGCCTTCATAATTCCCAATGTATAGGATGCGCTCTCCGTTTATGGTAGCAAATGTCGGTTTAACATAATAGATCGAACCGTTAGTCTGGTACATCCAGATGCGTTCAGCTTTTTCCTTTGATATGGAATAACAGTAGACTTTGCCGTCTGCGGAACCGAAGTACAGAGCTCCAGAATCATAAGCCGGGGTGGAAGGGCCTGAACGGAATGTTCTTCCAGACCAGTCTATCGCTCCGTTCTCATCTCTCGGAGGCTCAAAGGGGATTTCTTCGTTCCAATATAATTCACCGTTGAATCTGTCTAAACAGTAGATGTTTTCATTGCTGGCGCAGAGAATTATCAAATCTCCGGTGATCAGTGGAGTTGTAAGTTCATCTCCGCTTCCTATGTCATATTCAAATTTCCAGATTTCTTCTCCGCTGTCTTTGTTTAGGCAGTGGAGAGCAGGACTGGTACTCGGAGTTTTACTTCCTGAAGATGTGAAGTATAGATAATCACCGGCGCAGACTATTCCCGAATCAATGAAGCCGTTGTTTGTCGGGAAATACCATCCGGGGGGAGTTGTGAGATTTTCAGGACCATAAGAATCAGAGACATTTTCTGATGAAGAAGACCCTCCAATTGTTGTCCATGCGTCAGGATATTGAGGTGTCACCACAGGACAGATGACTTCATCCGCATCAGGGTAAAATCCCCAGGCGAAAGTTTTTCCGTCATATGAGGAAGATGCTGTTACCTTTTCATCATATTTCCAGTTTCCAGCTTCATCCAACACGTAAAGTTTCCATGAAGTAGTGATGCTGTTTCCTGAACTGCCTTTAATTACAGTATTTGAAAACTCATTTATCTTAGTTACAGAACTATTTGCTTCGAGGCTTATACCTGCTGCAGACGCTGATTCTTTTGTAACGTCTAAGTATGATCCTTCAGATGCTGCATCTATCCACTGCGTCTCACCGTTGCCGTAGTCTATGAGAATCTGCGGCGTGTTTTCACTGGATGCACTCGCACTGCCTATCGATGGAACGATCGCTGCAGATATGATCACTGCTACGATCAGAACCGACAAAATCCGCCGGCTATTCAAATAAACACCTCATATTGATATTTCAAAAACTGTTTGTAGTCATCGCCGAAGAATTTGGGGACTACATCCTGTGAGTTTTTCTTAATAAACTGATCTGGATGAATTATCTTTGCTATCAGTTCCGTAGCTTCTCCAAGCCTCGGTCCCGATCTTGAAAGAAGGTCTCCTGCTTTACCGCTGAAAATATAGATCTCTCCATTTTTATAGGCCGGAGTATCCTTCCAAATATCATTTAATCCGCTGATTATCTTGTCATACTCTTCCTGCGTTCCAACGTATGTTTCGGAAATGAGGATTATAACCTCAGGCTGCTTGGAATGCATTGCCTCGATCCCTACCTGAACCCAGGTCTGGCTTTGATCATCGAAAACGTTCTTTCCTCCGACCATCGAGATTATATCAGAAATGTAAGTTGATTTTCCTGAGGTATAGGGAGCGTTGTTTGTTGACAAACTGATAAACGTCTTTCTGTCAGGTTCATTTCCTACAATGCCTGTGACAGTATCTATTGTATTGTTGATGTAGCTGATTACTTTATTTCCAGTTTCATTATACCCCAAGGCTGAAGACACAATCCACAGATTATTGTAGACCATATCCATGCCTGTGGTGTCATAGAGCACTACGCAGTTTATGCCGGATTTTCTCAGCTTGTCAGCCATGTGTGTATGGGATCCCACTCCCTTATCGCAGAATACTAAGTCCGGTGCCAAGCCGACTATTTTTTCATAATTCGGATCGGTATAACCGCCGACGATCTCAATGTCTCCGCTGTTCTGCCCTTCTACGATTTCATCAGGATAATTGCTGTACAGATCAGTTCCTACCAGCAGCTCTGCCCCTCCTGCGGCAACTATCATTTCTGTGATTGTTGGAGAGAGGCTTACGATCCTAAGCTGGTTTCCTGTAACTGTGGAAGCTCCGTTTCTTCCGTAACCGTAGTACTCAAAGCCTGTGGCATCTACCCCAGGGATCAAATCTTCTGAATCTGAAGCTCTGCCCCATGCCAGTAGAGTGTAGTCTGAGACATTTACCTCCAATGGTGAAGCCTCAACCTTTACCCACTGTTTTTCCTGCAGCGAAAAAAGGGTCCAAGGCCTGTCAGGCAGTGATTCCTGTCCATTTATTGAAATGACTTTGCTTCTATCGCTGCTGAGGATGAGCTCATAATTGTTGATGCTGCAAACTTCTTCTAAGAGTTCTATTCCGTTCATCCCGTCCTGTAGCGGAGTCTCTGTCCATGTGATGTCCCAGTAACCAAAATCAATGACCAATCCTTCCTTATCATCTTCAGCCATTGATGTTGTTCCTATAAACGGCAGAGCGGCAATAATCAGAACAGCAATGATTATTGAGGCGGTCAGTTTGACTTTGGTAGGTTCCAATTCAGCACCTTCTTGTCAATGCTGCTGAGGGTATCAAATGCCTCAAATCTCCGCAGAGTAAATACACTCTATGCGCCTCAAAATTATGTATTGTATTATTATAATGGAATTTTTGAGACATTCCCGGATCCCCCGCCACCGTTCCTGGGATGCCTTACTGTTTTAAAAGAGTATCTTCTATCTGTAGCATATAGCTGACATGTGAAAAATTGGGATATCTGATCCAACTAGATCTGTATGTTTGTCAATTTTGGATTATGTGGATAAATGATATACAGCGTTCTAAGTTA from Candidatus Methanomassiliicoccus intestinalis Issoire-Mx1 encodes:
- a CDS encoding leucine-rich repeat domain-containing protein, with the translated sequence MSSNKIIKVAIVVMLISVLSVATVAVMPSSSASSSFAPDGGMYEYKTEGISAETYRATITGYTEGSEEFLAIQTGIEGYPVKAIGPNAFQNSTLLEAVIIPERVDSIGDYAFAGCSSLKAAYFIGEMPDMGNGVFDNAASGFTIYCLNEVWNGYNDYKTDVWSPYVYTDSTGGSYSYYILNDEITIFRHISGENISIPSSIENNGRNYPVISIGPESFYKCNVKTVTIADGIERIEDRAFSWEHDEGSALDSITFSNTLKSIGDEAFRNCKSLRSVNLPESLRYIGFEAFRDSSLVSAYIPDSVSYVGGGAFYCCYDLKSAKLSRSMTEIPERMFGYCALLTSIDFSDRITAVGSSAFYKCGLTSLDLNEIETIEREAFYGCTNLRFVDADEVRTIGNEAFYDCTSLKYVSFDEIESISYRAFGKCTSWDYVVFSESLRYLGEDSFRGCTSMSDAYFEGPMPVIGDNAFKNADEDFAVHYLKSNSASWSGFDAYNSAVWDGSLPNDNSGINNSMMILIAAIAVLIVLIVSVLILFKKKKGRSP
- a CDS encoding ABC transporter ATP-binding protein — encoded protein: MDNVPLLEVKNLKKCYGDFEALKGVSYSIGSGQMVGLIGPNGCGKSTMMKCICKIHEPTSGEIFIDGESTKGKKASALAKLVANVPAESRGTFGMSVMDLVMLGRHPYVDSIWWESDDDENVAMDAMKRFGLDHLKDKQLSMLSSGEYQRAMIAKAYVQSPRLMLVDEPTSHLDMKYKLEVMEYLQAMVKTDMTILVAEHDISLMARYCDLCIIMKKGEIKTIGDPKKVITEELIEEVYEVDARVGTDPDGEIYILPKRFRASNANKF
- a CDS encoding ABC transporter substrate-binding protein, producing MEPTKVKLTASIIIAVLIIAALPFIGTTSMAEDDKEGLVIDFGYWDITWTETPLQDGMNGIELLEEVCSINNYELILSSDRSKVISINGQESLPDRPWTLFSLQEKQWVKVEASPLEVNVSDYTLLAWGRASDSEDLIPGVDATGFEYYGYGRNGASTVTGNQLRIVSLSPTITEMIVAAGGAELLVGTDLYSNYPDEIVEGQNSGDIEIVGGYTDPNYEKIVGLAPDLVFCDKGVGSHTHMADKLRKSGINCVVLYDTTGMDMVYNNLWIVSSALGYNETGNKVISYINNTIDTVTGIVGNEPDRKTFISLSTNNAPYTSGKSTYISDIISMVGGKNVFDDQSQTWVQVGIEAMHSKQPEVIILISETYVGTQEEYDKIISGLNDIWKDTPAYKNGEIYIFSGKAGDLLSRSGPRLGEATELIAKIIHPDQFIKKNSQDVVPKFFGDDYKQFLKYQYEVFI
- a CDS encoding SDR family NAD(P)-dependent oxidoreductase — protein: MRLEDKVVVITGGGTGIGRGTAILFAKEGAKVMIAGRREETLRETVEIIRSNNGSADYVVTDISKSEQVKRLFETTADKYGKIDILFNNAAIFTGNGNDISELKEEDWDTLMDINLKAQFLCSKYVIPYLRKNNGGSIIFTSSISAYIAQKKHVLYNTAKGGIEMMMKCMALDFSKENIRVNSVCPAWVEPDMELFRKNHGDKEAEEIVNLHPIGRLGTPEDVAYAVLYLASDESSWVTGTSLIIDGGYTLQ
- a CDS encoding iron chelate uptake ABC transporter family permease subunit: MNSRRILSVLIVAVIISAAIVPSIGSASASSENTPQILIDYGNGETQWIDAASEGSYLDVTKESASAAGISLEANSSVTKINEFSNTVIKGSSGNSITTSWKLYVLDEAGNWKYDEKVTASSSYDGKTFAWGFYPDADEVICPVVTPQYPDAWTTIGGSSSSENVSDSYGPENLTTPPGWYFPTNNGFIDSGIVCAGDYLYFTSSGSKTPSTSPALHCLNKDSGEEIWKFEYDIGSGDELTTPLITGDLIILCASNENIYCLDRFNGELYWNEEIPFEPPRDENGAIDWSGRTFRSGPSTPAYDSGALYFGSADGKVYCYSISKEKAERIWMYQTNGSIYYVKPTFATINGERILYIGNYEGNVYAINAHTGSLIWNEQVVNYLPEGKMYLGSVDSISIAPENIIVCCSDGSMSKTDGYMLMLDPLTGEEIWKHEYLTSNPVIQEDGFIFYHNLSVYKLDWEGNEIWKSNDVNYIKGDMTEAGGIIYAMEFSAGGSLITLNADSGKIIQKIVVEPYTTTSYSMVQPTVIDGKVYIANDGGFVYCIDASGSPPPAADDDSPTYGFNHWSWYLIFAIIAAMIILLVYLLKYHDDSGLSEVKRKKRRFVYIAVFGTVMSIIAFFISLSISSGGIMPISDAAVSLVSSIQKTLNGDPLNTMELYIYNARLPRAIGAIAVGVGLSIAGCMYQAIIRNPLVDPYITGVSSGAGCIAVAAMAFNITLPFLSPDSNYIIPVAAIAGGLLAFAATMFIAEKSGGNSVNYILGGVIVGFAFSSIQTIFVSLAGNKLQDVMYWLFGSFSTVSWENAWLIFIPAMGISLISLLWAREFNLVVLGEEQAKQMGLNVRTFNRIMLIIASVLTAICVAFVGIIGFVGLVVPHACRLLMGGDNRLVMPASIILGAMLMLSSDIIARMALMPLELPVGAITAIIGTPVFAYMLIKKGGNYDG